TAATGGCCCTTACAGTAAAGTGCTTTCTGATAAATGATGTCctgagaaaaatgactttttttattaCTTAAATCATTCAAGATTTATTTGCTCTCTTTTTTAAAAACCCATCAGCCTAGATATATTTCTGCTGTCTCATTTAGGATGATTTATCTGTCTGCAGATGGAGTTGTCTAAACACAACAACATTCACAATAACTATGTGTAAATGCACAGAATGAGGCAAATGAGTGCCTTACTTGGGATGTAAGGTATATGCAGTATATAAATAATAGATTTAACTTTatgtgtaaataaaatgtgatgaaaatatttgatttataaTGAATAAATGTCTGACTTGACTATTAATACTGCCATTAATAAAAACGCTTGAATTCATTTCGACTGATGTGCGTGTTTGTAGAAACTGGCACTGGGATGAGCCGTCATGTGGATACGAGGTGTGTGTGGTCATGTACCACCAACCGTCTGCTCCCCCCGGTCTGGGGGGGCTCTATATGTTCCAGTGGAACGACGACAACTGTGAAACCAAGAACAACTTCATCTGCAAATACACTGCAGGTATTAGAGCACACGGTTGGATTGTTCTTTTCATTACCTCCATGCAGGAGGTTATGTGACCCCTCCTGTCAGTCTTTCTGCTTAATTTCATAAAATACTGCACTGACTCTCATGGACCTTGGTGGTGGGAGGATTAGGGCATAAACCAATAACCAACCTCTTACActttggagcagatccataaaaaggGAGGAGGCTGGAAGTGGttttcatttgtgatttttttaggggttttttagTTCTCCATAAAGTAAAATGCACAGTGTATTCAGTCATTTTATGCAGAAAATCAAACTATAGGTGATAAAAACATTCAGCTCAAAGCTAACTGATGAGTAGCTTTCACTCTTTCTCAGTATATATTGTTTTACAGTAGCAAAAAGTatagacaaaaaggaaaaaagatgAGTGTGTTGTTTGTGGTAGCAAAATTGCAAAGAAGCTGGACCGTTGTACTGTAATGAAACAATGACACTGACAAGAAGGATGAAAACATAGATCATAATTTGTCTTGATggaatgaaaagaaaacagactTGACTttagcagaggtctgtgctctctgtctACTTTCTTAAGTGTTGAATTCTTTTAAATAGTGACTCCCGCACTTTTTCAGCCTGAGACCCAAATGAGAGCGTTTGGTGCCTTACAAAAACACATCATGACTTTCCATAGATCTACATGTTACAGAcactgtcatttttgtctttgtgtcttttatgttgttttaatttcattgccTTTTTACAAAAGTTTTGTCCTGTTATTGTCTTTTAGTCTCTAATACATTGcatatcgttagcttcatagcataaaaGTCTAATTTTTGGCCAAAgtgtgatatctgcgtaacttaACTCTCcttattttatgcagatatcacagtttggccaaaaatatgacttagacaattatgctatgagggcGACGATATATATCTAGTCATGTTCTTTACTACTGAGGTTAAACTCTGGGGTGCATATGGCTTTGTTGTTTTCCAGAATGCACTTTTCTTCTGCTTTATTAGGGAAAATGAATGTTATTACTACATATTTTACTTCTTTATCTTATTGGAGGCCCAATAATAATACCTCTCTTACCCATAAGTTTGGGAAACACAGCTTTAAAATATCATGTAACAGATGTTTTTTCTTtcacagagaaaacattggatACCTCCCCTCCAccaaactccacacagacaggTAGAGTGTACTAATAACTGTAAACATGGGGATAGTTAATGGATGCACAGTGTCTGAACAGCGTGgattccttttttccttttttttttttttttttttacagatatccCTTCATCTGTGCAACCCTCGAACACGAACAACTACCAGGACGGAAGTATATGTTCACTTACTTCAAAACTGGATTTATAAATGTGTACATCCACATGTTTACATTAGACATCACTAAACTTATGTTGATatgttgtgtttctgtttcagCCTTGAATTTGGTTTACATCATTATTCCCACCATTCCTCTGATACTGCTGTTCCTAACTGTGACAGGAGTCTGCTGTTATAAACTTCTGACTGGACGGTGAGGACCTGAGCAAACACTACAAACAGGAAAAAGGTTTACTAAGTTCATGAAAACCCTCATACATTGAATCCCAGTAGTAACCTACTAGATCAGTCACATCACAAGAAATAGTATCAATACTCTGCTTTGAATGGTAATTTTAGTTTATTGTTGTAACACATGGTTTGTCCATAAAAAAATTGTTTGCCTTGAAAAATTGCTTTGTTTGAATACTATAGAATGGGTGTCTCTGCATTTATTAATGTCTACATTTATCTGCTGGACACTAGTTCTTTCCTGCTTCCATTAAAGTCAACCTTAAATCTTTTATGCACTGATGGATTCAGAATGCAGAACTTTACCTTTACCTAATATTTACATATCTGATGAGAATATAGAAAAAGTGAACATGAAAGAGCAAAGCAGGtgaaataacactgaaaaatacaagtttttattaataataaagaaTAAGAAATTATCAGATCATTTCAAATACTTTTTCTTACTCTTAATATTTCCAGTAAATTGTACACAACATTATATAAGCATTTGGTGGATTATATTTGTATCAATTTGGTAGATCttgaaatttttaattgcaaaatACATCGATTTACCACATTAAACATTTACCACCTGGTTCTATGACATAAgcatatatagatttttttccttttgaagTTACTTAATTAAGTAGTTCTTTCAAGGTGTAACtgacatgaaaatttcagggcTTGAATGTGATACTTATAGATGCCTTAATATGAAAAttgaatacagaaaaatatgtaTCTATTAGATTTACTAATTGTAATGTTGGTGATCACAAAGGGATTCTATCCAATCACAAAAATCTAGTTATTTGTGATGTGATTAATGCTATTTCACTTACCTTTATGAACTTTTACTGAAGGTTTGTCAGTAATCAGTGTTAATGTGAGGTTTAAACTCCTTGCTTCAAATTGATCTTTTCCAGCTTTGTTCAGTTTAAAACATTTGTTATAAaagtgattaacccataaaaacccaaacgtccaccatctaccaaaaccatccactgatataaactgtttgatccctgttgatccactaatccatgtaaataagtggtgtaaaatacagtttgtcatcttttcatggtcatcagatatgacccatttggacgttcagaggctctgtagtgaatgtggaaacaccgtcatcttctacaacattaattcaccagtaaatcccatggagttggatcaatgatagtgaatggacacacttggtttatgtttagttaatgatagattttgctctaaaaagtcactttttcttcagttttctctatttctgacataacaatcctcaactttactctaagcttttatgaatatctacgtgatcagggaattaaatgttggaaaatacctgattttaataaaaaacaaaaaacaaaacacaaaatacagaagataatattaaaataaatggcaataaaccacttaaagatggttaaatatagaggaaaaattcatttggaattaccacaaatgtcacactaggTCCttaagttagtttagttttaaacatGATCTCTAAAATATTATATTTCAAAGATAACCTTCCAACACTGAATAGAAAGACTCTGTAATCTcaatgtttttatcttgttttaagcaGTTTATTAATGTTTTAGATGTGACTTTGCTTATATTTTTTGTGACACAGACAGAGGAGACAGCAGAAATCAGAAGTCTgtcaaacagaaccaggactctGCCCGAGTCCCAAACCCACCGACGTGTACAACGTGATCCGCTCCCAGAAGGACGACGACCTGGTTTCTGCTCGTCCACACACCAAGAACACCTCTTTCCTGTGTTCCTCTCCTGACACGCCAACAGGTGACTACGACAACCTCGGCGGTCGGGACACAGAGAGCGGCTTTGTCACACTTGCGAGCACAGAGAGCTGCTTCCTGAACTTTGACCTCACTGAGCTGAGCCTCGGGCGTCGTGGCACCCGTGACTTCTACGACACCAGTTTAGGTCGATCCGGGAAGAGGGACTTGAACGACAGCAGCCTGGGTCGCACTGGACACAGAGAGTTTTATGACAGGAGTTTGGGCCGCCGAACAACCAAGAGCGAGCACTACGGCAGCGGCGTGTACGGAGACCATGAGTTGTACGACAGCAGTGTGAGAGCAGGAAGTGAGCTCTATGAGCCCAAACTGAGGCCGGCACCCACAGTCAAGGCCGATCTCTATCAGACATACATCAACAACGGCAAGGAGGACACTTACCAAACCACTCTGGGGACCTGGGGGCCACGCAAGTCCTACCAAGCCAACCTGGACTGCTACAGAAACGGGCTGACTCTGGACAGGAGATACTTCAATGAACAAGACTGGATCAACAGAGAAAACTACTGACCCTCAAAACCTTCCATTTCCAGTGTACTGCAGTGTGTGTGATTAGGACTGAGCGCTGGAAAATATGCATGTACACGAAATGACTGTATCTGTGTGGTGTCTCACGGAAGCCTTTAAGGGATGAAAATCAGACAAAGAGATTAACTATTGATATTCAGCCTCATCATGTGGCCTGTTATTGATCCTGTGTTCAAGGTGTATCTGTTAGCTTTCAATAATAGTGGGTGATTTAACCGAAATTTTCTCTCACAATACAAGTAATTTTATATCATGTATGATAATATAGATCACACTACAGTATCATTATTGGAAATTCCTTTAAGAAATAACCATATTTTACTTAATCACATTTATTTACtctctttttttatttgcttCCATACAATAAGTTCCTTCAGAATTATGTTCGATCATATTCTCTCCCATTTTTGTTTGAAAATGTCCACCTTTGCCTCCATGTTGAAGAAATTTATGTGACCAAATgacaaaaagtattgttataaaGAATGTAATGTGCGACAACAAGATATGAACAATAGagcataatatgaaaaaaatatacatttatctATGATCACATAATATAGGTGCATCATCATATTGCACATCCCTGGTTTTAGGTTAATTAAAAccaaatttgtaaagaaatattaacattaaattaGTTGAGACAAAGCATAAATAGTCCACCCTATCATAATAGAAGGCAAAAAATAAGacttaaaaattttaattaaaacagACCTTTCAACTAGAGATCAACCTAATAGTCAGATCTGGTATTCAGCATTTATTgactaatattatttttttattcgataaaatgaataaatatttaaaaaagatCAAAGTTACCATCATGCGGTCTAGCGTACAGTCTGACTTTAAGCTCCATCTGATCAGTTACATGTTGTAACAAtactagaatttaaaaaaaagaacaatcatTTATATAACAGTAACTGTTTCTAATGTTTCTTATTGTtcaattgtatgtttttttatttaaggtAAGGTGTCTAGActaattttttttgttgaaatcttCTCAAATTTGACACCGGGGTTTTTACTGCAATGTAAATCAGTTCCAAATTGGTTGCTGATCTTTTTGGTTATTACTAATCAGCTCTAATAAGAACAATACTGGTCAAGCCCAAAACTCGACACCCTTACATCTTTCTGAAAATGTTTGTCCAATGATCTTTTCATCATCCAGCCCCAAAAACTTTCCCTACTGAGCACAACAAACCCAGTTCATTTCACTCTAACCACATTTATGCTGCATTTACAAACATGTTAAGTCTTGACTGAGTAAAAACAAAACCCCTGCAAGGTTCGACAGATGAGTGGGAACATGCAGATTAGATAACACCTGTAGTCATTTGTGTATACAAGACGTCCTCACAAAGTTCCTTTAAACTGCAGTATTATCAAACTTTACAGAGGCAGTAAAGTCCTAACTCCCTCTAGTAACGCCCCAGATTTGACCGGAGTGACTCTGAGTGACTTTGATAGTGAGTGTGTGTGATTTGCAGCCTGTTTGCATGGCCTTGTTATGCTGCCCCTGCTTGGTGGGATGTTTCATGCCTGAAAATGGTTGGTTTTCTATTCAAACCTGAGTTTACCAGATTTTAATAGGCTACCTCGAACAGATCATGACACAACATACACTGCGTGAGGGAGCAAAGgcaacacaaaaaatgttaaatgtccATGTActgaatgtgtgttttgtttctgccTTAAATTGAATGTGTCAGGAAGTGTCACCATTTGAATTTAAGGCCTTCAGCCTCTCTGACCAAATCATATAACCTAAAGATGAATGCTAGTGGAAAGGAGCGACATGCAATAGATGAGCTTGAGTGCCTGCAGCCTGACCACAGCATCAGCATGAAACTGATGAGACAATAAAACATACTTATTATTTACTCAGAATGTTTAAATGCCTTGATGTCTCTCCTGTAAGTGAGAgcggtttgtatgtttgttac
The Sphaeramia orbicularis chromosome 14, fSphaOr1.1, whole genome shotgun sequence DNA segment above includes these coding regions:
- the layna gene encoding layilin codes for the protein MDLLIIFCHILLLCFDPSAATSLITADIFEARGQRVCKAGKGKPCYKLAYFSELRRKLNFVEAELACKRDGGQLLSVESLAEQKVIEQLITELRPTDGDFWIGLRRNHGDGDSITDCSSQYYWVDGSKSTYRNWHWDEPSCGYEVCVVMYHQPSAPPGLGGLYMFQWNDDNCETKNNFICKYTAEKTLDTSPPPNSTQTGRVYPFICATLEHEQLPGRKYMFTYFKTGFINVYIHMFTLDITKLMLICCVSVSALNLVYIIIPTIPLILLFLTVTGVCCYKLLTGRQRRQQKSEVCQTEPGLCPSPKPTDVYNVIRSQKDDDLVSARPHTKNTSFLCSSPDTPTGDYDNLGGRDTESGFVTLASTESCFLNFDLTELSLGRRGTRDFYDTSLGRSGKRDLNDSSLGRTGHREFYDRSLGRRTTKSEHYGSGVYGDHELYDSSVRAGSELYEPKLRPAPTVKADLYQTYINNGKEDTYQTTLGTWGPRKSYQANLDCYRNGLTLDRRYFNEQDWINRENY